Proteins encoded within one genomic window of Terriglobus sp. TAA 43:
- the mctP gene encoding monocarboxylate uptake permease MctP — protein MHPVALAVFCVAFALVTVAGFLAAKWRRPTEGLHSLEEWGLGGRSFGTLITWFLLGGDVYTAYTVIAVPAALYGAGALGFFAVPYTILIYPYMMLVLPKLWTVCHRNGYVTFADFVKGRFEFRPLTVAIALTGILSLMPYIALQLVGMKVALAAMGLRGEWPLILAFLILAFYTYSAGLRAPAIIAVVKDIMLYVMVIAAVIWLPSKLGGFGHIFAVAAAELPKHTPPGGTLLKAGQLLPYSTLAIGSALALILYPHTSTATLSSSGPQTLRRNAALLPAYTLLLGLLALLGYVALAAGVKAADKSEVIPLLFLNGFPEWFAGFCLAAIAIGALVPAAIMSIAAANLFTRNLWGEFVSTPLTPKKEAAQAKIVSLIVKFGALAFVLETPGSYAIEMQLLGGIWIAQLFPAVVCGAFVKRRVLHPWAVFAGWLAGMAWGSGMAIALEFKGSGVYPLHVFGQTWSMYAAIPALTLNLVISFGLSPVFARMRPVAVRA, from the coding sequence ATGCATCCTGTTGCGCTTGCGGTTTTTTGTGTTGCGTTTGCGCTGGTGACGGTGGCGGGATTTCTTGCCGCAAAATGGCGGCGCCCAACGGAAGGACTGCACTCGCTGGAAGAGTGGGGGCTGGGCGGGCGTTCGTTCGGCACGCTGATCACCTGGTTCCTGCTGGGTGGCGACGTGTATACGGCCTATACCGTGATCGCGGTGCCTGCGGCGCTGTATGGTGCGGGCGCGCTTGGTTTCTTTGCGGTGCCGTACACCATCCTGATTTATCCGTACATGATGCTGGTTCTGCCTAAGCTGTGGACGGTGTGCCACCGCAATGGCTATGTCACGTTTGCGGATTTTGTGAAGGGGCGGTTTGAGTTTCGTCCGCTGACCGTAGCGATTGCGCTTACGGGCATTCTTTCGCTGATGCCATACATCGCGCTGCAGCTTGTGGGCATGAAGGTTGCCCTGGCTGCGATGGGGTTGCGCGGTGAATGGCCGCTGATTCTTGCGTTTCTGATTCTTGCGTTCTATACGTATTCGGCTGGTCTGCGCGCGCCTGCGATTATTGCCGTGGTGAAAGACATCATGCTGTACGTGATGGTGATTGCCGCTGTGATCTGGCTACCGTCGAAACTGGGCGGCTTTGGGCATATCTTTGCCGTGGCGGCTGCGGAGTTGCCGAAGCATACGCCGCCGGGTGGAACGCTGCTGAAGGCGGGGCAGCTACTGCCGTATTCCACGTTGGCGATTGGATCGGCGTTGGCGCTGATTCTATATCCGCATACTTCGACAGCGACGTTGTCATCGTCCGGGCCACAGACATTGCGTCGTAATGCTGCGCTGCTGCCTGCGTACACGTTGCTGTTGGGATTGCTGGCGTTGCTGGGCTACGTGGCGTTGGCCGCGGGCGTGAAGGCAGCGGATAAGTCGGAAGTGATTCCGCTGTTGTTCCTGAATGGCTTCCCAGAGTGGTTCGCGGGATTCTGCCTCGCAGCGATCGCGATCGGCGCGCTGGTGCCTGCTGCGATCATGAGCATTGCCGCGGCGAATCTGTTCACGCGCAATCTGTGGGGCGAGTTTGTGTCGACGCCCCTGACACCGAAGAAGGAAGCTGCACAGGCGAAGATTGTGTCGCTGATTGTGAAGTTTGGTGCGCTGGCGTTTGTGCTGGAGACACCGGGTTCTTACGCGATTGAGATGCAATTGTTGGGTGGGATCTGGATTGCGCAGTTGTTTCCCGCAGTGGTGTGCGGCGCGTTTGTGAAACGTCGCGTGCTGCATCCGTGGGCTGTGTTTGCGGGATGGCTCGCGGGTATGGCGTGGGGATCAGGAATGGCCATTGCGCTGGAGTTCAAGGGCAGCGGCGTGTATCCGTTGCATGTCTTCGGGCAGACGTGGAGTATGTATGCTGCGATTCCTGCGTTGACTCTGAATCTGGTGATCAGCTTTGGATTGTCGCCGGTGTTTGCTCGGATGCGGCCAGTTGCTGTGCGTGCTTAG
- a CDS encoding ABC transporter ATP-binding protein, with protein sequence MPPIIVAQQLGKTYRSGKIETHALRDATFTIDRGEFVAIVGPSGSGKSTLFYLLGGLTRATGGSVTIDGVDFSSLSDGERTRKRGQKIGFIFQRFNLLPTLTARGNVELAHSIADNGEPLDQNLLHHLAELLRIENRLDNRPSELSGGEQQRVAIARALITRPAIILADEPTGNLDTENSETVLEMLRHASKEMGQTVLMITHNPEAAAIADRILYVRDGRLHEAPPPPRESRKSLIGSLLAG encoded by the coding sequence ATGCCGCCCATCATCGTCGCCCAGCAGCTCGGAAAAACGTATCGCAGCGGAAAGATCGAAACACACGCTCTGCGCGACGCCACCTTCACCATTGATCGCGGCGAGTTTGTCGCCATCGTCGGCCCCTCAGGCTCCGGCAAATCGACACTCTTCTACCTCCTCGGTGGCCTCACTCGCGCCACGGGCGGCTCCGTCACCATTGACGGCGTAGACTTCAGTTCCCTCTCTGACGGGGAACGCACGCGCAAACGCGGCCAGAAGATCGGTTTCATCTTCCAGCGTTTCAACCTGCTGCCCACACTCACCGCGCGCGGCAACGTGGAACTTGCGCACTCCATTGCAGATAACGGAGAGCCCCTGGATCAGAATCTGCTGCACCATCTCGCGGAGCTTCTTCGCATTGAGAATCGTCTGGATAACCGTCCCAGCGAACTCTCCGGCGGCGAACAGCAGCGTGTGGCCATTGCACGCGCTCTCATCACTCGCCCCGCCATCATCCTCGCCGACGAACCCACCGGCAATCTCGATACAGAAAACAGCGAAACCGTCCTCGAGATGCTGCGCCATGCCTCCAAGGAAATGGGCCAGACCGTGTTGATGATCACGCACAATCCGGAAGCCGCAGCCATCGCCGACCGCATACTTTACGTCCGCGACGGCCGCCTGCACGAAGCGCCGCCTCCGCCGCGCGAATCGCGCAAATCGCTCATCGGCAGCCTGCTAGCAGGCTAA